The following is a genomic window from Paenibacillus thiaminolyticus.
AAGGAATTTCACTCTGTTATTTTTTCACAGCATCAAAACAACGGGTATGGAGACCTTAATAGCAGTGCAAGCTGCGTTCATCCCTTTATGATGTGGAAATACTGCCAAGGAGATGCGAAATGATAAGGAAAACGTTGTTCATCATGCTGTCGCTATGCTGCATATGGATCACGGTAGCTGAGGCTGCTTCTTCCGTAGACAAGGATGAAGAGGTGACAGGCTATATCCAGCAGTTGTTCAAGGACAGGACGAGTTTTTTGATTCATCAAGAGGAACAGGCGATTCGCCATCATTATGCCGCTTCCAAAAGCAGCCGGCACGCGCTCCGTCATGAAGTTGATCGTTCCGCCTACATTCATGCCTGGGCCGAACGAAGAGGGGTGCAATTCATTAATGCCCATAGCGATGTCCGGGTCATTCGGGCCAAGGTTAGGGGAAATAAGGCAACTGCTTCCGTCGTGGAATCTCTGCGGCTCGATTATATCTACACGCACAGCGCCGTTCGGCCCCAGTCGTTCGGGATCGGTACACGCCATGCCATGACGCTGATCAAGGAGGATGGCAAGTGGAAGCTCCTGCGGGAATGGTATCTGGACCCGCTGGAGGAGAACCCGAAGCTGATTCCCGAATCCGACGATATGATGCTGCGTCCGCAGCCGAGGCAGTCCTTCAACACTACCGAACAGCCCTCCACGCAATCGGACATGAAGCGGAAGCCGAGATATAACCGGCAGAAGGCTGTCGAATATGCCAATAAATATGCCGGAGCGGCCTGGGGGGCCGGCAACAAGCACCGCTATAATCCGAAATATCGGGATTATACCGGCCTGGGCGGTGACTGCACCAACTTCGCTTCCCAGTGCATCGGCGATGCGGAAGAAGGCGGAGGCTTGAAGATGAGAGGCGGCTGGCATTATTTTTTGTTCAACGGTGGATCCCGCACATGGGTTCAAACCGATGCCTTTAAAAATTTTCTGCTGCACAGCGGATATGGCAAGTTGATCGCCAAAGGCAAGTTCCCCGATGTCGTCAAGCCGTCTGAGAAGCATCCGGCAGGAGCCATTGCGAAGCTGCAGCCCGGGGATCTGATCGGTTATGAGATGAAAGGCGACGTGGATCATTTCTCGGTCGTCGTCGGATTCGATGATTACGGCTATCCGCTGGTCAACTCCCATACTGCCGATCGGTACCGCGTTCCCTTTGATTTGGGGTGGGATCGGTATACGAGCTACTGGCTGATCCATATCCGCGATTAACACGCACCGCTATCTCTTGAACATAACCCGGCCCGTCCAATCATACAATGGGAGGACAAGATTGGAATGGTCGGGTGATGGAAATGAAGCTGCCTGTCATGAATCCGGCTGCTCTGCGGGCAGCGGCTATCCTCGTGGGGAAGGTCATTGGTCTCGTGGGGAGGGCAACGCTGACCCGCATTCTTGGCGCCGAGGGCGTCGGGTTATACCAGATTGCCTATTCATGCTATGGTATTTTTCTTATGATTATTACGGGGGGTCTGCCGACGGCATTGGCGTTATTTACCGCCAAGCATCCGGCCAGAGGTTGGGGCGCTTTTCGCACGCTGTCTGTGATCGTCGCGCTTGCCGGGGCCGCGGCCAGCCTCCTGATGTACATGCAGTCGGATTCGATCGCCATCCTTCTCGGGAACCCGGATGTGGAAGCCGCTATCCGCTGTCTGGCTCCTGCCTTGTTAGCCGTTCCGCTGCTGCAGCTGCTGCGGGGTTATATGCAGGGATCAGAGCGGTACGGTGCCATCTCCTTCTCCGAGATAGCGGAACAGGCCGTTCGGATCGGGACGATGATTGTGCTTGTCCTTCTGTTCGCATCCGAAGGGACTTCCATCGCCCTGGGGGCCGGGTTGACAGGAACGACGATCGGCGCGCTGGCCGCCTTCCTGCTGCTCACGGCCTGTCTAGCAATAAGGCGATCCTTCCCCGCCGGCTCCATCGAACCTCATCCGCCGCTTCGGGGCCAAGTCCGCTCGATTGTCCACGCTTCGATGGCGATCGGCTTCACGAGGCTGTTAATGCCGGCCTCGGACTTCATTGATTCGCTGCTCATACCGCGCCGGCTTCAGACGGCAGGATATACGCTCTCGGAAGCGACCTCGATCTACGGCGTCATTACGGGAATGGCGGTCATCGTCGCTTATATGCCGACGATCGTGACGGCCGCCATCTCTTATACGATGACGATGAAGCTGGCCTCCGATTACCAGCAGGGGGAGTTGCGTTCTTATCAATTGATGGTGCGGAGAATACTTCAGCTCTGCTGGACGTGGGGCTTATTAAGCGGAATGTTCCTGTTATTGTTCGCGGATCCATTGGCGCATTGGTTGTTCCATACCCCCGAGGCGGCCGATCCGATTCGGTATTTCGCGGTTCTCCCGCTTGTCGTCGGGCTTCGCGAGCTGACGACAAGTATTCTATGGACACAAGAGCGCAAAAATGTTCCGTTCATGGGACTGTTGAACGGAATCGCCTTCTCGACGGCCCTGCTGTTCTTCCTGTTGGCCATACCCGGATTCGGATATGAGGCGGCGGCGATTGGCATTCTGGCGCTGGAAGGCATCGCGGTGCTCATAAATCTATATGCGCTCCATCGCATGCAGGCCAAGCTGTTCGCCTGGAGATGGATCACCTGGGAAGTGGTTTTTTGCGTCCTAAGTCTATTCTTGTTCTTATTCGCGCTTCCGCCCGATCCGGAGTCGGCATCGTTCTGGCAAGCGGCTGGTCATATGCTGATCTATATGCTCGGTGCAGGGAGCGTCCTTCTCGTTCGGGCGAAGTCATTCATGCAATGAGTGCAATTACGATGAGCGTCTCCAGTGGAAAAGGGGGACGCTCTTTTGCTTTCGTTCCGGCTGCCCGGTCAATGAAATCGCGGATTTACATAAGGGATAAAGTTGGTATAATAAAAATGAGTAAATACTCACTCACATTTTGACGAGGATGGTGAATCCTTTGAGTAACGTAATTATTACGGTCCAGCAGGTAAGCAAGCGATATGGCAAGAAGCTCATTCTATCGGACGTGGATATGACCGTGTCCGAAGGGGAGATCTATGGGTTGATCGGGCCGTCGGGGGCAGGCAAGACGACTTTGGTGAAGCTAATCGTCGGCATGGATTCGGCCTCCCAGGGGAAGATCGAGGTGGGGGGCGTATCGATACCGAATCTCGGGATGCTGCAGCGCATCGGTTATATGGCCCAGTCGGATGCCCTTTACCCGGAACTGACGGGAGAAGAGAATCTTGAGTTTTTCGCCTCTCTGTTCGGACTATCCAAAAAGAAACGGTCGGAACGGATTGCTTATGCGGCTGATCTGGTTAAACTTACTCCTCATCTGTCCAAAAAAGTGATGGCGTATTCCGGGGGCATGAAGCGCCGGCTGTCACTGGCGATTGCGCTCGTTCACGATCCGCAGGTGCTCGTGCTCGATGAACCGACGGTCGGTATTGATCCGGAGCTGCGCTTATCCATCTGGAATGAGCTGTATCGGCTGAAGGAGGAGGGCAAATCGATATTGGTGACGA
Proteins encoded in this region:
- a CDS encoding amidase domain-containing protein, producing MIRKTLFIMLSLCCIWITVAEAASSVDKDEEVTGYIQQLFKDRTSFLIHQEEQAIRHHYAASKSSRHALRHEVDRSAYIHAWAERRGVQFINAHSDVRVIRAKVRGNKATASVVESLRLDYIYTHSAVRPQSFGIGTRHAMTLIKEDGKWKLLREWYLDPLEENPKLIPESDDMMLRPQPRQSFNTTEQPSTQSDMKRKPRYNRQKAVEYANKYAGAAWGAGNKHRYNPKYRDYTGLGGDCTNFASQCIGDAEEGGGLKMRGGWHYFLFNGGSRTWVQTDAFKNFLLHSGYGKLIAKGKFPDVVKPSEKHPAGAIAKLQPGDLIGYEMKGDVDHFSVVVGFDDYGYPLVNSHTADRYRVPFDLGWDRYTSYWLIHIRD
- a CDS encoding oligosaccharide flippase family protein, whose amino-acid sequence is MEMKLPVMNPAALRAAAILVGKVIGLVGRATLTRILGAEGVGLYQIAYSCYGIFLMIITGGLPTALALFTAKHPARGWGAFRTLSVIVALAGAAASLLMYMQSDSIAILLGNPDVEAAIRCLAPALLAVPLLQLLRGYMQGSERYGAISFSEIAEQAVRIGTMIVLVLLFASEGTSIALGAGLTGTTIGALAAFLLLTACLAIRRSFPAGSIEPHPPLRGQVRSIVHASMAIGFTRLLMPASDFIDSLLIPRRLQTAGYTLSEATSIYGVITGMAVIVAYMPTIVTAAISYTMTMKLASDYQQGELRSYQLMVRRILQLCWTWGLLSGMFLLLFADPLAHWLFHTPEAADPIRYFAVLPLVVGLRELTTSILWTQERKNVPFMGLLNGIAFSTALLFFLLAIPGFGYEAAAIGILALEGIAVLINLYALHRMQAKLFAWRWITWEVVFCVLSLFLFLFALPPDPESASFWQAAGHMLIYMLGAGSVLLVRAKSFMQ
- a CDS encoding ABC transporter ATP-binding protein; this encodes MVNPLSNVIITVQQVSKRYGKKLILSDVDMTVSEGEIYGLIGPSGAGKTTLVKLIVGMDSASQGKIEVGGVSIPNLGMLQRIGYMAQSDALYPELTGEENLEFFASLFGLSKKKRSERIAYAADLVKLTPHLSKKVMAYSGGMKRRLSLAIALVHDPQVLVLDEPTVGIDPELRLSIWNELYRLKEEGKSILVTTHVMDEAEKCGRLAMMREGRLLTQGSPAELKRRFGIQSLEEIFIKAGGMDA